The Coffea arabica cultivar ET-39 chromosome 8e, Coffea Arabica ET-39 HiFi, whole genome shotgun sequence genome window below encodes:
- the LOC140012677 gene encoding uncharacterized protein, which produces MEYEHYLQGGDFFDEGDEEEILLTFIYFVLAGLALFDPYLNPVERRRIRDGAQSGAQWVVELINGHRDRIFDNLRMEAPLFLQLCDLLIERGYWEPHPTGRDCVGAIDGTHVSAWCRAEDRERYRNRHGGLSQNILAVCDHNMRFTYVRVVWEGSAHDSRILKDVLLNPNCAFSRPPEGKYYAVDAAYTNMPGFMAPFRGARGTQQERAARTLFNRRHASLRGIIERTFDVFKKRFPILKGPMQNYLMATQNNIVLACCALHNFMRDN; this is translated from the exons ATGGAGTATGAGCATTATTTGCAAGGTGGGGATTTCTTCGATGAAGGAGATGAGGAGGAGATACTTTTGACCTTCATCTACTTTGTGCTTGCTGGATTGGCTCTGTTCGACCCATATCTAAACCCTGTGGAGCGCCGACGAATTCGAGATGGTGCACAGTCGGGTGCTCAATGGGTTGTAGAACTCATAAACGGCCATCGAGATAGAATATTCGACAACCTTCGAATGGAAGCTCCGCTTTTCCTCCAGTTATGTGATTTGTTGATTGAGAGGGGTTATTGGGAGCCCCACCCGACAGGACGG GATTGTGTTGGAGCTATTGATGGAACGCATGTTTCAGCTTGGTGTAGAGCCGAAGACAGGGAGCGTTATCGGAATAGGCATGGCGGCTTATCGCAAAATATATTAGCAGTGTGTGATCATAATATGCGATTCACTTATGTCAGGGTAGTGTGGGAGGGTAGCGCACATGATTCTAGGATCTTAAAAGATGTCTTACTTAATCCTAATTGTGCTTTTTCACGGCCACCAGAAG GGAAGTATTATGCGGTGGATGCGGCATACACGAACATGCCAGGATTTATGGCTCCCTTTAGGGGTGCACGGGGAACCCAACAGGAGCGGGCAGCAAGAACACTTTTCAACAGACGCCATGCATCTTTACGGGGCATTATAGAACGAACGTTTGATGTTTTTAAGAAGCGATTTCCGATACTTAAGGGCCCCATGCAGAACTATTTGATGGCGACACAGAATAATATTGTCCTGGCTTGCTGTGCATTGCACAACTTTATGCGTGataattga